ATCATCTATGGCCATCCGACAATCTATTGTGTCATAGGCCCCGTCACCGTAAACATCTCCCAAGGAGAAGTCGTCTAGGCAATCCATCATCTCAACCATAGCTGCGTCATCAGTTACATTATTTGAGCTCAGAGCTCCAATAACAATCTCATTCGAATCAACACACATGCCCACATGAAGTTTTCTCCATGTTCTCCTTTTAGAGTATCCATGCTTGCGGGTTTTCCATTCACCCTCACCAAAAACTTTCAATCCGGTAGAATCGAAAATCACATTCAAGCTTTCCCCTGACTTAAGAGGCCTTTTTAAAGGGATTTTCAGATGTCTGGCTCTCCGAGAGAAGACTGAGTAATGGGGGCAGTTAAGGTTGAGACCTAAGATCGCAATAAGTGACTCGATAAAACCCTGAAGTTGACGAAGCTTGCAATGAAAAACTGCGCGTATCATCAAGGCACATAGGATGGCGTCATCAGAATAGAATTTTGGCCGACCTCGACTACCTAAATTTTCGTTGGAATACCACTTCTCTATAACTTCGGGACTAAACCAAAAAGTGATGCTCCCCCTATTTTTCAATGATGTGTTATACTGCTTCCAGTTGCGGATTCGATAGAGATTTCTCTTTTTGGATGGGTTTGAATCTTTCTTATTCGTCATTTTGAGCCTATGGTTTTTCGTTTTCATAAACAAAAAAAATTATAGACTCACTGACCTTAAGGCAAGAATCACATTTTCTGCAGCTATTTATGCAACAAAGCCTATTATATCATAAAATTTAATTAAAAAACTAAAATACAAGTCATTCTTTCTAAATGTTTTGAATCCTTCCAAAGTCGAGTAGTAGGGAGAAATAAGAGAAGACCTCTTGGAGGAGAGCAATTCTGTTGGTCCTGATCTTTGGCTCGTCAGCTAGGATTTTGACTTCTTCAAAGAGAGTCGCGAGGGGGGATCTGAGTGTGCTAAGATGCTCAAAAGCGCCCTGGTAGTTCTTAGAGGAGAGGGCTTCTTTAAAGGGTTTTTTCAGAGTAGCTAGGGACTCGTAGAGGGATTTTTCAGCGGATTCAAGAAAAAGATCGGGTTTAATGGTGTGGAGTTTTTCTTTGCCGATTTGCCCTTTAGCGCGCTTATAGACCTCAAAAAGTCCATTGAAATGGTCACTAGCGCGGAATAGGTTGAGGGCTTGAGTCTTTAAAAACTGGTCGTAGGGATTCGTGCAAAGCCCTTGGAGAGAAGCTTCTATTTCATCCTTTTGAAAGTCATAGTCCTCTAGGACACCTTTAGCACGAGCGGTTAGAAAGTTGAGAACCTCTTGATCTTTAATAACGGTTTGTAGGTCAAGGCTTAAGTTGTTTTCGATGAGAATTTTAATCACCCCAATCGCTTGACGTCTGAGGGCATAGGGATCGCTAGAAGAGGTAGGCTTTAATCCTACTTTGAAATAGCTGATCAAATTGTCGAGTTTATCGGCAAGGCTTAGGAGAATCCCTGCTCTTGATTCAGGAAGGGCGCCTCCTTCTGATTTCGGAAGCCAGTGCTCTTCAATAGCAATTGCGACTTCCTCTTCTTCTTTTTGGTGGAGGGCGTAGTGCTTTCCGATCGTCCCTTGGAGGTCTGGAAATTCTTGTACAAGTTCTGATGCAATGTCAGCTTTGCAAAGGGATGCGGCGCGAAGCACAGTTTTTTCACTTCCCACTTCCAAAGCTTGGGCAAGAATGAGGGCTAGCCTTTTGAGGCGATCCACTTTCTCGGCCATCGTTCCGAGTTCTTTTTGGAAGATGATATTTTCAAGCTTTTTGGCAAAATCATCCATTGAAGTTTTTAAATCTTCTTCATAGAGAAAGACTCCGTCAGAAAGGCGTGCTGAAAGGACATTTTGGTTTCCTTCTTTTATCACCTCGCTTGGGGTGTTATCCGCTGTAATGACGAAGAGAGGAGCAAGGTGGCCGCTATGACTCATAAGAGGGAAATACTTTTGATGCTCCACCATTTCTGAGGTGAGAACTTCCTGAGGCGCTTTTAAAAACGCTTTATCAAAAGAGGCATAGGTGAGCTCTGGCCATTCGGTAAGGTAAAGCACTTGAGAGAGAACCTTCTCTTTGAAAACTGCAAGGGTGTTTGTTTCCTTTTCGATGGCTTCAAGTTCTTGACAAATGACACTTTTTCTTTTTTCTATGTCGACCATTACTTTGTGTTCTTCTAATCGGGCAACATAATCACTTGCAGATTCAATTGGAAAGGCTTCATCACATAGTTGGGCGTGTCCTGCAGAGAGGTTTCCTGAAGCTATACCGGCAATTTCAAAAGGAATGACGGTGTTTCCGAGTAGTGCCACGACCCACTGAAGTGGGCGTGCATAGAGGGTGTCAAGACCGCTCCAGCGCATCTTTTTGGGGAAGGGGAGGTCGCTAATGATTTTAGGCAGGGCTTGGCTTAGGATTTCAATAGTAGAGACGCCTTTTTTCTCTAGGGTAGCCATAAGGTAGTCACTCCCTTTGATCTCTTGGATGTGAAGCGTATTGTGTTTTTTAATCTCTTGAAGTGTTGGAGGAGTTTCAAATCCAAGAGATTTGAAAAAGCCCATGCCTTGCTTTGTTGCATGTCCTTGAGCGTCGTAGGCAGTTGAAACTGGCGGGCCACGCCTAGTATCTGCGCTATCTTCTGTCCCATGAATCAAATCATTGACTAGGATGCTTAAGCGGCGAAGTGTTCCATAAATGTGGAAGCCTGAGTAGGTAAGTTTGTGTTCTTTTAAGAGCTTTTCGATGGCACTTTTAAGGTTTCTATTTCCAATAGGGACGAAGGTTGCAGGGAGTTCTTCCGAACCGATTTCAAAGAGGAAGTCGCTTGTTTCTTTTGGATTGAAAGTTTCTGGGAGCGGAGGAATAGAGTGGGTAGGGGGTTCTTTTTTCAGTTGTTTTAGGAGGGGAAAGCCTAGCTTTTCCCTAGAGACGAGATATTCGGTAGCCGCTGCTTTTGCGAGATCACGAACACGAGTAATATACCCCGTTCGCTCGGTTACAGAGAGGACTCCGCGCGCCTCAAGCATATTGAATGCGTGGGAAGCTTTCATTACAAAGTCGTAGGCAGGAATGGGGAGATTTACCTCAACAAGTGCTTTTGCTTCTCTTTCAAAATCTTCAAAGTGGCGTAGCCACATCTCTGTTGAAGCTTTGTAGAAGTTGTAGTGGCTCCACTCAACTTCGTTTCTGTGGTAGATATCGCCATAGGTAACCTGCTCGTTGTATTGCATATCGAAGAAGTTATCTTTCTTCTGCACAATCATAGAGAGGCGCTCGAGACCATAAGTGAGTTCTACACTAATCGGTTTTAGAGTGTAACCTGCAACAGACTGGAAATAGGTAAACTGGGTCACTTCCATTCCATCCATCCAGACTTCCCAACCGAGCCCCCATGCGCCTAGCGTAGGAGATTCCCAGTCATCATGGACGAAACGGATGTCGTGCTGCTTTAAGTTGAATCCAAGTGTTTCAAGGGACTTGAGGTAGAGTTTTTGGATTTCTTTCGGGGAAGGCTTCATGATGACTTGAAGTTGATGGAACAGTTGCGTGCGGTTGGGGTTGTCTCCAAAACGGCCATCCTGAGGACGTCTAGAGGGTTCTACGTAAACAGTATTGTAAGGCTCAGGGCCGAGGGAGCGGAGGAAAGTGGCAGGGTTAAATGTTCCAGCCCCCACTTCTACATCGTGTCCCTGCTGAATCAGGCATCCCTGCTTTGCCCAAAAGGCAGTCAACTTTCTGATAATTTCTTGAAAAGTCATCTTTGCAATTACCCTTGAATTATGTAATAATCTCGGCTTCGTGCATTTTTTTCTAGAAGATCTCTAGTGCTTCCGAAGGAGCAGGATGTTTTTAATTTGAATGGAATGGTCAAACCACCATTTTTGAAAATTAAAAATCATTTTGGCCCACCGGAACCGCTGGGGAGATCCAGCCAAAAAATGCACGAAGTTGGGATAATGTTGCATGAATTAGGAGTTATAATGCGAGAATTTTGTGGGCTTCTGTCTCAAGAGGTGGAAAATTTCTTTGAAGAGGAAGGTGAAAAAGCATTCCGGGCAACGCAGCTTTTTGACTGGGTCTACCAAAAAGGCAAAGTGGACTACGATCAGATGCTTAACCTCCCTCAGCCGCTTAGATCTCTTTTAAAAGAGAAGGTCGCTATTGGTGTATTGCAGCTTGAAAAAATAGAAGATTCAGAGGATGGTGAAACAAAAAAATTTCTGTGGAAACTTCCTGATAATCATTTTGTTGAATCCGTGCTCATTATGAGTGGAGATCGGCGTACTGTGTGTGTATCCTCGCAGGTAGGCTGTCCGGCGCGATGCGCCTTTTGCGCCTCAGGGAAAGAAGGGGCCATCCGCAACCTTACTCCTGCAGAGATTGTGGAGCAGGTGGTCCTTATTAACCACCATTTAATGCAAGTTGACGAACGGGTCAGCCACCTGGTTTTCATGGGGATGGGGGAGCCTTTGGAGAATTATGTGGGGGTGGTTCGTGCTCTCAAAATCTTGATGGATCCTGATCTTTTTGGATTTTCTTCCCGCAGAATTACCGTTTCTACCGTCGGTGTGGCTCCTAATATTAGACGGCTGATGGAGGATGGGTTCAAAGTCAACCTTGCCCTTTCTCTTCATGCTCCTAATCAACATATTCGGAAGAAGGTGGTTCCCTATGCCCGCAAGTTTTCAATTGAGGAAGTTTTGAAAAGTGCTCGTGAGTATGCAAGGTTTACTAAGAGAGACTTAACTTATGAATATGTCCTCCTAGACGGAATTAATGATACGGAAGAAAATGCTGAAGAGCTTGCATCTCTTCTTAGAAATGAGCAATGCACTGTCAATTTAATTCCTTACAATCCAGTAAGTGGACTCAATCTCAAAAGGCCTAGTAAAGAAAAAATTGAAAAATTCCATGCAATTTTATTGAAAAGAGGGGTACGCACCACTAGGCGATACACTAAGGGAAAGGACATTGCCGCGGCTTGTGGTCAGCTAGCCCTCCACAGGAAAAACGAAAAAAAACCTTTAGAAATTGAAGCAAAGTCAGTATAAGGGGGCAGAAAAGCACCAACCTATGGTATCATGAGAGCTACAAGTAAAGTTTCAATTTTTAGAGGAGAAATGCTTTTGAAGCTCCCATTATTTCTAACGATTGGAAGGATCTTTATCAGTCCGATCTTTTTGATTTTCTATCTGAAGTATCAACAGCTGGGGATTACACTCCACGCACTTCCGTTTGTCTTGATTTTTTTGCTTGTGCTTTCAGAGCTGTCTGATTTTTTCGATGGGTTTCTTGCAAGACGCTTTAATTTAGTGACTGAGCTCGGTAAGATTTTGGATCCAATGGCTGATAGCATTACTCGCCTCACCATATTGCTTACCTTCACACAAGGATTCATTCGACTTCCGCTGCTTCTGGTCTTTGCCTTTGTTTATCGGGATGCAATGATCAGCACCCTGAGAACAGTCTGTGCTTTTCGAGGTGTAACTCTTGCAGCACGGACTAGTGGAAAAATCAAAGCTGTTCTGCAAGCATCTTCGATCTTTGCAATTCTGATCCTTATGATCCCTTATGCGTGGGGAAGCCTTTCTCTTCTTCAACTGCAAAATATCAGCCTTATTATTATTTCAGCGGCAGCTGTCTATACTGTTTTTGCTGGGGGAGAATATATTTGGGCTAACCGAAGCTACATTCGCCAAGCCTGGCAGAGCGATCAGACAGATCGATAGGCTTCTAAGTATTCTAATGCAGGGGTTTTCCAGCTCCAGTCCTTTTGAAAGCCGTTTTTAAGCATCAGTTTCCACTTCTTTGAGTCGTTTCTATGATGTTCGAAGGCGCGATCGATTGACCAGCGTAGACTATTCTTGGAGGGGAAGTCAAAGGTGTATCCATTTCTTCTGTTAAGGGGGATTGTATCGTGATCTATATCAAAAACAGTATCGTTGAGTCCTCCTACTTTATGAACGATGGGGATTGTTCCATAGCGCAGGGAGATCATTTGTGTGAGACCGCAAGGTTCAAAGAGAGAAGGAATGATGATGCAGTCAGCAGAGGCAAAGGTAAGGTGTGCGAGTTGTTCGTCAAAGATAAAGTGGAAATGGACATGGGGATTGTCGCGGTATTCTTCAGCCAAGGCATAGAATTCTGCTTTGAGGGTAGGCTCAGGCGTTGATCCAAGGAGAATGAATTGTCCTCCTTTTTTCAGGACATATTCGATTCCAAAACGAAGCATTTCGGGACCTTTTTGTTCAACAATTCGGGTTACAGAGATGAATAGAGGAGCGGGAGCGTAGTCCATATGGAGTTTCTGTTGCAGAGACTTTCTGTTTTCTGTTTTAGCTTTAATGACCTCGTCGAGGTTTATACCATCTGTTTGATAATTTTGCTCTAGGAAGGGGTCTGTTTCGGGATTCCAATAGGGTGTGTCAATGCCATTTAAGATGCCTCGAAGCTTCCCTTTGTTTTCGACAAGAAGAGGGTCAAGGCCAAACCCTTCTTTCCCTTGAATTTCTTCTGCATAGGTAGGAGAAACGGTTGTTAAACTATCAGAAAAAACAAGGGCTCCTTTCAAAAGGTTGAGTTTTTTCGGATTTTTATGATCTTGCATTTTGTCTTTTGTGATCAGGTGGTCTGTTTTAAGACCTAATCGTTCGATTTTTTGTGGAACGCATGTTCCCTGATACTTCATGTTGTGGATGGTTGTCATGATTCCTCCAATCTTCAACCCAAGGGATTGATACATCTCGCGATAAAGAGGAGCAGCAAGAGAGGTAAGCCAATCATGAATATTGAGGATATCAGGATGTTTTCCCTTTTTAAGAAGGTATTCCATGGCGGTTTTTGTGAAGTAGGTGAAGCGGAAAAGATCGTCTTCTTCCCCATAGATCACACCGCGTTCAAAATATCCTGCCTCGCTATGAGGCTCGATTAAAATAAGAGATATCCCATCAAATTCGGCTGACCATACGGTGTTTTTAACTTCTTCAAGATCTTCATAGGATAGAAGGTCTTCAAAATCCACTTCGAGATTTTTAAGTAATTTCCGATCGATATGATCATAAAAGGGGAGAATAACCTCCACCTTTTCACCCTCTTCAGTCAAAGCCTTAGAGAGGCCGGCTGTTACATCACCCAGTCCACCCACTTTGGCAAGAGGAGCCAGCTCTGTCGTTAAATGCACAATATACATATTTTTTAGTTACCATAGATCAATAGTTTTTAGATATCTCCAAGGGTTTATCAATATAAAATTTTGGTGTGTCTGTGGATGCATTTAGGTGTTGAAAAGAAATGTATAGGAAGTTAGACTGATGGCTTGTTTAACCTGAGTTGTTGAGCTAATCTGCGCGACACTCATGGTTAATTGAACTTGATGGGGTGTAGCCAAGCGGTAAGGCACCGGTTTTTGGTATCGGCATGCGGAGGTTCGAATCCTCCCACCCCAATTTTGTGATTTGAGTGAGTCAATGACTGATGCACCGCTTATGCTTTTCTCGGGAACCTCCCATCCGGCTTTGTCGGAAGAAATTGCAAAGAGTCTGGATGTCAAGCTTGGCAGTTCTCAAATCGAATTATTCCCTGATGGTGAGATAGGCGTTCACATACTTGAGAATGTCCGTGGTCGGGATGTCTTCGTTGTGCAAAGCGTAGCGAGGAAACCCAATTTCTATCTCATGGAGCTTCTGATTTTAATCGATGCTCTTAAAAGGGCCTCTGCACGCAATATTGTCGCAGTCATTCCGTATTATGGGTATGCGCGGCAGGATCGCAAAGATAAGGGACGAGTGCCGATAACGGCAAAGCTCGTGGCGAATCTCCTAGAAACAGCTGGGGTTTCGCGCCTAGTAACAATGGATTTGCACTCTGAGCAAATTCAGGGGTTTTTCGATATTCCAGTCGATAATCTCTATGCGCGAACTATATTTGCGGATGGGATTCAGAAGCTGGGACTGAAGGATCCCGTTGTTTGTGCCCCAGATGTAGGAAGTGCTAAACTTGCCCGCATCATGGCGACTGAAATAAGCGCCTCTTTTGCGATTGTAGATAAGCAGCGGATGAATGCAAAGGATGTAGAAGTCTATGCGCTCATCGGCGATGTGCAGGGAAGGGACGTGATCCTGGTGGACGATATTTGTTCCACAGGAGGGACGCTTAAAGAAGCGTCCAAGGCAGCAAAAAAAGCAGGTGCATCTCGCGTTTTTGCAGCGGTGACTCACCCTCTCTTTGATGAGAAGCTTGAGGGAGTAGATCACCTTTTGGTTGCCAACACAGTTCCTCTGCCCAATGAGATAGATCATTCCCATGTTGAAGTCCTCTCTGTTGCAGGGGTGTTTGGAAAAGCAATTGAGCGTATCGTGAATAACGAGTCGGTCAGTTCCCTCTTCCGCCCCAAGGCATAGTCTCACTGTTTGGAAAGTGAATTTTTTTTTAATGAATAATCTGGAGTGTTTATGAAACTCACAGTGTCCAAACGGGCAGGAGAAAAAAAGAGTGAGCTTACAAAGCTCAGACATCAGGGTGATATAGCTGCTGTGGTTTACTCTAAGGGTAAGCCTTGCGAAAAAATCGCCGTGAAAGGAGCCGAGTTCTCAGCGGTTATTCGGGGGCTTCCCAAAGGGTACCTTCCGACAACTATTTTTGAGCTTGAGGTTGATGGCAAGAAAATCAAAACCATCGTTAAAGATATCCAATACCATCCAACAACGTATCGGGTTCTCCATCTCGATTTCATGATCTTAGACGATAAAGCAGTTGTTGATGTAAAAGTGCCGATTGCGTGCATTGGGGAAGCCGATTGCGTAGGAGTAAAGTTGGGGGGATTTGTTCGCCCAATCAAGCGCCATATTAAGGTCAGATGTCTTCCTAAAGATATTCCAACCGATTTCAAGCTTAGCATTAAAGAGCTTGCAATTGGACAATCTAAGCGGGTTGGAGATATCGAATTTGGGAATGCCATTCGCCCCCTCGCTGCTGATAAAGAAATCATTGTTGTCATTGCGAAACGGTAATGTCAATGGAAAGTGAAAGTAAAAGAGCCCTCGTTGTTGGACTAGGAAATCCTGGAAAGAAGTATGAGTCGACCCGTCATAATTTGGGTCAAATGGTCCTTTCTGCTTTTGCTGATAAACATCTATTACCTTTTAAAAAGGAGAACATGCTCAAAGGAGAAGTTGCAAAAGGAATGGTCAAAGAAGGAAAAGTTTTCCTCCTTTTCCCGATAACCTACATGAACCTCTCTGGACAAGCAGTGCGAAAGACAATGGACTTTTTTAAAGTTTCTCGAAAGGAAACTCTCATTCTTTCTGATGATGTTGCTCTTCCCTTTGGAACCCTTCGGTTTCGAGAGAAGGGGAGTGCTGGAGGCCATAATGGCCTGAAAGACATCGAAGAAAAGCTTGGGACGCAGCAATATCAGCGTCTGAGGCTTGGTGTAGGAGAACCTTCAGTGGGTTACTTAGAAGACTATGTTTTAGCTCCTTTTACAAGAGAAGAACAAGAAAAAATTCCCGAAATACTCACTCAAGCCGTAACTTTTATCGAAGAGTGGTTATTTCAAGAAATGAAGGAACATGCATGACTAAACAAGAGAGCAGACTCTATGAAGGGATGTACATTATAAACGCATCTCTTAGTGAAGACGCTTTGAAGAAATCTTTGGAGCGCATTAC
The window above is part of the Candidatus Neptunochlamydia sp. REUL1 genome. Proteins encoded here:
- a CDS encoding IS5 family transposase, which translates into the protein MTNKKDSNPSKKRNLYRIRNWKQYNTSLKNRGSITFWFSPEVIEKWYSNENLGSRGRPKFYSDDAILCALMIRAVFHCKLRQLQGFIESLIAILGLNLNCPHYSVFSRRARHLKIPLKRPLKSGESLNVIFDSTGLKVFGEGEWKTRKHGYSKRRTWRKLHVGMCVDSNEIVIGALSSNNVTDDAAMVEMMDCLDDFSLGDVYGDGAYDTIDCRMAIDDRGGRPVIPPPKNARLHKKDPAPCLAQRNTAIEEIRRGGEDGRKLWKEKVGYHKRSLVETFMFRFKTIVGDKLRSRTWGNQFTESMIKLQALNCMTELGMPDSYKVIN
- the glyS gene encoding glycine--tRNA ligase subunit beta, with protein sequence MTFQEIIRKLTAFWAKQGCLIQQGHDVEVGAGTFNPATFLRSLGPEPYNTVYVEPSRRPQDGRFGDNPNRTQLFHQLQVIMKPSPKEIQKLYLKSLETLGFNLKQHDIRFVHDDWESPTLGAWGLGWEVWMDGMEVTQFTYFQSVAGYTLKPISVELTYGLERLSMIVQKKDNFFDMQYNEQVTYGDIYHRNEVEWSHYNFYKASTEMWLRHFEDFEREAKALVEVNLPIPAYDFVMKASHAFNMLEARGVLSVTERTGYITRVRDLAKAAATEYLVSREKLGFPLLKQLKKEPPTHSIPPLPETFNPKETSDFLFEIGSEELPATFVPIGNRNLKSAIEKLLKEHKLTYSGFHIYGTLRRLSILVNDLIHGTEDSADTRRGPPVSTAYDAQGHATKQGMGFFKSLGFETPPTLQEIKKHNTLHIQEIKGSDYLMATLEKKGVSTIEILSQALPKIISDLPFPKKMRWSGLDTLYARPLQWVVALLGNTVIPFEIAGIASGNLSAGHAQLCDEAFPIESASDYVARLEEHKVMVDIEKRKSVICQELEAIEKETNTLAVFKEKVLSQVLYLTEWPELTYASFDKAFLKAPQEVLTSEMVEHQKYFPLMSHSGHLAPLFVITADNTPSEVIKEGNQNVLSARLSDGVFLYEEDLKTSMDDFAKKLENIIFQKELGTMAEKVDRLKRLALILAQALEVGSEKTVLRAASLCKADIASELVQEFPDLQGTIGKHYALHQKEEEEVAIAIEEHWLPKSEGGALPESRAGILLSLADKLDNLISYFKVGLKPTSSSDPYALRRQAIGVIKILIENNLSLDLQTVIKDQEVLNFLTARAKGVLEDYDFQKDEIEASLQGLCTNPYDQFLKTQALNLFRASDHFNGLFEVYKRAKGQIGKEKLHTIKPDLFLESAEKSLYESLATLKKPFKEALSSKNYQGAFEHLSTLRSPLATLFEEVKILADEPKIRTNRIALLQEVFSYFSLLLDFGRIQNI
- the rlmN gene encoding 23S rRNA (adenine(2503)-C(2))-methyltransferase RlmN; amino-acid sequence: MREFCGLLSQEVENFFEEEGEKAFRATQLFDWVYQKGKVDYDQMLNLPQPLRSLLKEKVAIGVLQLEKIEDSEDGETKKFLWKLPDNHFVESVLIMSGDRRTVCVSSQVGCPARCAFCASGKEGAIRNLTPAEIVEQVVLINHHLMQVDERVSHLVFMGMGEPLENYVGVVRALKILMDPDLFGFSSRRITVSTVGVAPNIRRLMEDGFKVNLALSLHAPNQHIRKKVVPYARKFSIEEVLKSAREYARFTKRDLTYEYVLLDGINDTEENAEELASLLRNEQCTVNLIPYNPVSGLNLKRPSKEKIEKFHAILLKRGVRTTRRYTKGKDIAAACGQLALHRKNEKKPLEIEAKSV
- the pgsA gene encoding CDP-diacylglycerol--glycerol-3-phosphate 3-phosphatidyltransferase, with the protein product MKLPLFLTIGRIFISPIFLIFYLKYQQLGITLHALPFVLIFLLVLSELSDFFDGFLARRFNLVTELGKILDPMADSITRLTILLTFTQGFIRLPLLLVFAFVYRDAMISTLRTVCAFRGVTLAARTSGKIKAVLQASSIFAILILMIPYAWGSLSLLQLQNISLIIISAAAVYTVFAGGEYIWANRSYIRQAWQSDQTDR
- a CDS encoding glycogen synthase — protein: MYIVHLTTELAPLAKVGGLGDVTAGLSKALTEEGEKVEVILPFYDHIDRKLLKNLEVDFEDLLSYEDLEEVKNTVWSAEFDGISLILIEPHSEAGYFERGVIYGEEDDLFRFTYFTKTAMEYLLKKGKHPDILNIHDWLTSLAAPLYREMYQSLGLKIGGIMTTIHNMKYQGTCVPQKIERLGLKTDHLITKDKMQDHKNPKKLNLLKGALVFSDSLTTVSPTYAEEIQGKEGFGLDPLLVENKGKLRGILNGIDTPYWNPETDPFLEQNYQTDGINLDEVIKAKTENRKSLQQKLHMDYAPAPLFISVTRIVEQKGPEMLRFGIEYVLKKGGQFILLGSTPEPTLKAEFYALAEEYRDNPHVHFHFIFDEQLAHLTFASADCIIIPSLFEPCGLTQMISLRYGTIPIVHKVGGLNDTVFDIDHDTIPLNRRNGYTFDFPSKNSLRWSIDRAFEHHRNDSKKWKLMLKNGFQKDWSWKTPALEYLEAYRSV
- a CDS encoding ribose-phosphate diphosphokinase, with the translated sequence MTDAPLMLFSGTSHPALSEEIAKSLDVKLGSSQIELFPDGEIGVHILENVRGRDVFVVQSVARKPNFYLMELLILIDALKRASARNIVAVIPYYGYARQDRKDKGRVPITAKLVANLLETAGVSRLVTMDLHSEQIQGFFDIPVDNLYARTIFADGIQKLGLKDPVVCAPDVGSAKLARIMATEISASFAIVDKQRMNAKDVEVYALIGDVQGRDVILVDDICSTGGTLKEASKAAKKAGASRVFAAVTHPLFDEKLEGVDHLLVANTVPLPNEIDHSHVEVLSVAGVFGKAIERIVNNESVSSLFRPKA
- a CDS encoding 50S ribosomal protein L25/general stress protein Ctc codes for the protein MKLTVSKRAGEKKSELTKLRHQGDIAAVVYSKGKPCEKIAVKGAEFSAVIRGLPKGYLPTTIFELEVDGKKIKTIVKDIQYHPTTYRVLHLDFMILDDKAVVDVKVPIACIGEADCVGVKLGGFVRPIKRHIKVRCLPKDIPTDFKLSIKELAIGQSKRVGDIEFGNAIRPLAADKEIIVVIAKR
- the pth gene encoding aminoacyl-tRNA hydrolase, translating into MESESKRALVVGLGNPGKKYESTRHNLGQMVLSAFADKHLLPFKKENMLKGEVAKGMVKEGKVFLLFPITYMNLSGQAVRKTMDFFKVSRKETLILSDDVALPFGTLRFREKGSAGGHNGLKDIEEKLGTQQYQRLRLGVGEPSVGYLEDYVLAPFTREEQEKIPEILTQAVTFIEEWLFQEMKEHA